One segment of Prosthecobacter sp. DNA contains the following:
- a CDS encoding glycosyltransferase, protein MMASILIPCYNAERWIGQCIESAIEQTWPDKEIIIVDDGSTDRSLEIIKGFGGHIRWETGPNRGGNATRNRLLELARGEWLQYLDADDYLLSDKIGPQMEVPAERSEADIIFSPVYWEDEVSGRRTLVEVPEPNDLWVLLARWQMPQTGGFLWRKQAIVDVGGWKPGQPCCQENELLLRLMMAGRRFVYVDHAGAVYRQWGEHTVCKRNRPEVHQQRLEIERRAEEWLRPRGQLTPERLDAINQSRFEVARMVWQYDRGFAASVVKTIKASLPGFVPRGGAAPSGYQRVFRLLGFRMAEHLASLRRKFSHTSMRESYHSN, encoded by the coding sequence ATGATGGCTTCTATCCTTATCCCTTGCTACAATGCGGAGCGCTGGATTGGCCAGTGTATTGAGAGCGCGATTGAGCAAACTTGGCCGGATAAGGAAATTATTATTGTGGACGATGGTTCAACTGATCGCAGTCTCGAGATCATCAAGGGATTTGGCGGCCATATCCGCTGGGAGACTGGCCCGAATCGCGGCGGTAACGCAACACGGAATCGCTTGTTGGAACTTGCGCGTGGAGAATGGCTGCAATATCTGGACGCGGATGACTATCTCCTGTCGGACAAAATCGGCCCGCAGATGGAAGTGCCGGCGGAGCGTTCTGAAGCGGACATCATCTTCAGTCCGGTGTATTGGGAAGACGAAGTGTCTGGGCGACGGACATTGGTCGAGGTGCCTGAACCTAATGATCTGTGGGTTTTGCTGGCACGCTGGCAGATGCCACAGACCGGAGGTTTTCTCTGGCGCAAGCAGGCAATAGTGGATGTGGGTGGCTGGAAGCCGGGCCAGCCCTGCTGCCAGGAGAACGAGCTGCTCCTCCGCCTGATGATGGCTGGACGAAGATTTGTTTATGTGGACCATGCCGGGGCCGTGTATCGACAATGGGGAGAGCACACGGTTTGCAAACGGAACCGGCCGGAAGTTCACCAGCAGCGGCTGGAAATTGAACGTCGTGCCGAGGAGTGGCTTCGCCCTAGAGGTCAACTGACACCGGAACGTCTTGATGCGATCAACCAATCCCGATTTGAGGTTGCCCGTATGGTCTGGCAGTATGATCGCGGCTTTGCCGCCTCTGTTGTGAAGACCATCAAGGCCTCCTTGCCGGGCTTTGTGCCCCGTGGTGGTGCCGCGCCTTCCGGTTACCAGCGGGTATTTCGTCTGCTGGGCTTTCGCATGGCGGAACATCTGGCTTCGTTGCGCCGGAAATTTTCTCATACGTCCATGCGCGAGAGCTATCACTCAAACTAG
- a CDS encoding Gfo/Idh/MocA family oxidoreductase, giving the protein MKIGIAGFGGAGMAQFRHFQSLGCEVGAVFDPKQPGLERAQRVAPSILLTDDFETFLSSDVDAVSICTPDRTHADYYARSIRAGKDTITEKPLTDSLEGCSLILDAVRECPDRIAAVQHQMRFLPVHLAMKAQLDQKRLGTLSYIEGYYIHNLTQRASLYDPWRFEDNATPLVYSGCHFVDLLRWLLNDEVVEVSAMANNLAFPDYPESDMNVLLMRFRSGVVGKVVTAFGFGRPQDHSVKVYGNERCIEDNLVFARDGSFEIIARPAFPKPRPGLLNLIRYVRQWSRPWLTVKIMEMLLCSKTLPSEYSVAHYPLRMYEHEFAVRESLRDFVQCVQERRKPVCSVVDAARTVATCLAGVEAYRTGQPVKMSSFWLPQFDQL; this is encoded by the coding sequence ATGAAAATCGGCATTGCAGGTTTTGGCGGGGCCGGCATGGCCCAGTTCAGGCATTTTCAGAGCCTGGGCTGCGAAGTTGGTGCCGTGTTCGACCCCAAGCAGCCGGGGCTGGAGCGTGCGCAGCGGGTGGCTCCTTCCATTTTGCTCACGGATGACTTTGAAACCTTTCTCAGCTCGGATGTGGACGCCGTCTCCATCTGCACTCCGGACCGCACGCACGCCGATTATTATGCTAGGAGCATTCGCGCTGGAAAGGACACCATCACTGAAAAGCCGCTGACGGACTCGCTTGAGGGCTGCAGCCTCATCCTGGATGCTGTCAGGGAGTGTCCTGACCGCATTGCCGCAGTGCAGCATCAGATGCGCTTCCTGCCGGTACATCTGGCAATGAAAGCGCAGCTCGACCAGAAACGCCTCGGCACGCTCAGCTACATTGAGGGTTATTACATACACAACCTCACGCAGCGGGCTTCGCTGTACGACCCTTGGCGTTTCGAGGACAATGCCACTCCGCTTGTTTACTCCGGCTGCCATTTTGTGGACCTTCTCCGCTGGCTGCTGAATGACGAAGTGGTCGAGGTCTCGGCCATGGCCAACAACCTGGCCTTTCCCGACTATCCCGAATCCGACATGAATGTGCTCCTCATGCGTTTTCGTTCCGGGGTCGTCGGCAAGGTGGTGACCGCTTTCGGATTCGGACGCCCCCAGGATCATTCGGTGAAGGTTTACGGGAATGAGCGCTGCATTGAGGACAATCTTGTCTTTGCCCGGGACGGCAGCTTCGAGATCATCGCAAGACCGGCCTTTCCGAAACCGCGCCCGGGCCTGCTCAATCTCATCAGATATGTCAGGCAGTGGAGCCGCCCCTGGCTGACGGTCAAAATCATGGAGATGCTGCTCTGCAGCAAGACGCTTCCCAGCGAGTACTCGGTTGCCCACTACCCGCTCCGAATGTATGAGCACGAATTCGCGGTGCGGGAGTCGCTCCGGGATTTCGTGCAATGCGTCCAGGAACGTCGCAAACCGGTCTGCTCCGTCGTGGATGCCGCCAGGACCGTGGCGACCTGCCTCGCGGGTGTCGAAGCCTACCGCACCGGGCAGCCGGTGAAAATGTCCAGCTTTTGGCTGCCTCAGTTTGACCAGCTCTGA
- a CDS encoding class I SAM-dependent methyltransferase, whose amino-acid sequence MSSFHPAYRELLTESPCLHGEDGQNQWSLAQEVMDWLTENVRPGDRTLETGCGYSTLIFAMAGAQHTVISPIPEEHDHIRRWGLAHGVDFSKVTFIAAKSEDVLPNFGPEPLDLVLIDGWHAMPAPFIDWFFTCTKLAVGGRVMVDDTQILPCRILREFLEQETGRWSLERRFKRTDVFRKLKEQMFEGDWRDQPWGARPILTLADYFRLIVRPTLVRGLRRLPGIVPAMKKLRSLIQNRNKSN is encoded by the coding sequence ATGTCTTCGTTCCATCCTGCATACCGCGAATTACTGACTGAAAGCCCCTGCTTGCATGGTGAGGATGGCCAGAACCAGTGGTCATTGGCACAAGAGGTCATGGACTGGCTCACAGAGAATGTCAGACCAGGGGATCGCACTCTGGAGACGGGTTGTGGCTACAGCACCCTCATCTTTGCGATGGCCGGAGCACAGCACACGGTCATCTCTCCAATCCCCGAGGAACACGATCACATCCGGCGCTGGGGGCTGGCGCACGGCGTAGATTTTTCCAAGGTGACTTTCATCGCCGCGAAGTCGGAGGACGTGCTGCCGAATTTTGGACCGGAACCTCTGGATCTCGTTCTGATCGACGGCTGGCATGCAATGCCGGCACCGTTCATCGACTGGTTCTTTACCTGCACGAAGCTCGCTGTTGGCGGAAGAGTGATGGTGGATGACACGCAGATTCTTCCCTGCCGTATTCTCCGGGAATTTCTTGAACAGGAGACAGGGCGCTGGTCGCTGGAACGCCGCTTCAAGCGCACCGATGTCTTTCGCAAACTCAAGGAGCAGATGTTTGAGGGCGATTGGCGAGATCAGCCATGGGGAGCCAGGCCCATTCTCACGCTCGCTGATTACTTTCGCTTGATTGTGCGTCCCACGCTTGTGAGGGGGTTGCGGAGATTGCCAGGTATCGTGCCCGCTATGAAGAAGCTGCGCTCGTTGATCCAGAACAGAAATAAGTCGAACTAG
- a CDS encoding glycosyltransferase family A protein: protein MGQFNCEITFVLSLKSKQVAKKWDNTMRLFEACVGSIVGQKNPAWRAVIVGHEKPECHHLTDPRIEFVSADFPVPPRTDYHLRLKDKWDKVALGLRLAERCQSRFIMAMDSDDLVSSKLTELAAKHPDSNGWIIKKGYVYIPGSWWIQRTNRFNCGTNAIVASRCITYPRGTNSAQDEFDCIILRSGHLGIEDAMRQAGTPLEVLPFRGAVYNTGHGGNNSLLGPWGGKGKKGPRWLLQALRTYQPLTPGVLHEFNLASLLKRGHFA from the coding sequence ATGGGTCAGTTTAATTGCGAAATCACCTTCGTCCTCTCACTAAAATCGAAACAAGTGGCGAAAAAGTGGGACAACACCATGCGCCTCTTTGAAGCGTGCGTGGGTTCCATCGTCGGTCAAAAAAACCCTGCTTGGCGGGCCGTTATTGTGGGCCATGAGAAACCGGAATGCCATCATTTGACCGATCCTAGGATTGAATTTGTCTCCGCTGATTTCCCGGTTCCGCCTCGCACGGACTATCATCTGCGATTGAAGGACAAATGGGATAAAGTCGCTCTGGGCTTGCGTCTTGCCGAGCGGTGCCAATCTAGGTTCATCATGGCCATGGACTCGGACGATCTTGTTAGCTCCAAGCTCACTGAATTGGCGGCGAAACACCCTGACTCGAACGGTTGGATCATAAAAAAAGGTTATGTGTACATCCCGGGGAGCTGGTGGATCCAGAGAACAAACAGATTTAACTGCGGGACAAATGCGATTGTGGCATCTCGTTGCATCACATACCCAAGAGGAACCAATTCGGCACAGGATGAGTTTGATTGCATCATTTTGCGATCTGGCCACTTGGGAATCGAAGATGCGATGCGTCAGGCTGGAACACCGCTCGAGGTTCTGCCTTTCCGTGGAGCTGTTTATAATACCGGGCATGGTGGCAACAATTCTTTGCTGGGTCCTTGGGGCGGGAAGGGGAAGAAGGGGCCGCGCTGGCTGCTGCAAGCTCTGCGAACCTATCAGCCTTTGACACCAGGCGTTCTTCATGAGTTTAATCTGGCTTCTCTGCTCAAGCGTGGGCACTTTGCATAA
- a CDS encoding methyltransferase domain-containing protein, with protein MTFVKSLFHRLGLYDQASRAWMWLQPKVERTRRLATFKDRRVAQLYLKQNGPKKLHIGCGPHNLPGWLNADLYPTGNQIRLDATRRFPFDEDVFDYIYSEHMIEHVPWTDGVRMLRECFRVLKPGGVIRIATPDLKFVTRLLRGELSPLEQEYIRQSRDRWTPWAQDATAAYAINNFMRAWGHQFIFDEPTLNRSLALAGFDAVTNPLLQESRHAALSNLAASERMPNGFLALETLVAEGLKPGL; from the coding sequence ATGACCTTCGTCAAAAGTCTGTTTCATCGTCTTGGCCTTTATGACCAAGCAAGTCGGGCGTGGATGTGGCTTCAACCTAAAGTCGAACGCACTCGACGGCTTGCAACGTTTAAAGACCGGCGTGTCGCACAGCTATATTTGAAGCAGAATGGCCCGAAGAAACTGCACATCGGCTGTGGTCCCCACAACCTTCCAGGCTGGTTGAATGCCGACCTTTATCCAACCGGTAATCAGATCCGGCTTGATGCAACCCGTAGGTTTCCCTTCGATGAAGATGTCTTTGATTATATCTATAGCGAGCACATGATCGAACATGTGCCTTGGACGGATGGAGTGAGGATGCTCCGCGAATGCTTCCGTGTGCTCAAACCAGGAGGTGTTATTCGCATTGCAACCCCCGACTTAAAGTTCGTGACCAGATTGCTCCGGGGGGAGCTTTCTCCGCTGGAACAGGAATACATCCGGCAAAGCCGGGATCGCTGGACACCTTGGGCTCAGGACGCGACCGCCGCCTATGCCATCAACAACTTCATGCGGGCCTGGGGGCACCAGTTCATCTTTGATGAACCGACGCTGAACCGCTCGCTCGCGCTCGCCGGGTTCGATGCCGTGACGAATCCCCTCCTTCAAGAGAGCCGGCATGCCGCTCTCAGCAACCTCGCCGCTTCAGAGCGCATGCCGAACGGTTTTCTGGCACTCGAAACGCTGGTTGCGGAAGGCCTCAAACCTGGGTTATGA
- a CDS encoding class I SAM-dependent methyltransferase gives MLDVGCGQGFLLECARQFGIPSVGLEGSERALEKCRELHPLVDARLWHGGETLPLDSASVGGAVLNEFVDHIFPEQNDLLFRELQRVLLPGGVIIVKSPSRHNRFDIDQGHVTFFSPSEFRAFVESHGFDVISQPFVAQPLLGPSAFASRLVRLAAKVVGKEKIAARIDLVARKNA, from the coding sequence TTGCTCGACGTCGGCTGCGGGCAGGGCTTCCTGCTGGAGTGTGCCAGGCAGTTCGGCATCCCGTCTGTCGGGCTTGAAGGCAGTGAGCGCGCCTTGGAGAAATGCCGTGAGCTGCATCCGCTGGTGGATGCGCGCTTATGGCATGGCGGAGAAACGCTGCCCCTGGATTCCGCCTCCGTGGGCGGGGCCGTTTTGAATGAGTTTGTGGATCACATCTTCCCGGAGCAGAACGATCTTCTCTTCAGAGAACTGCAACGGGTGCTGCTGCCGGGTGGAGTGATCATTGTGAAGTCACCTTCCCGCCATAATCGCTTCGACATCGATCAGGGCCATGTGACATTTTTTTCACCGTCAGAGTTCCGTGCTTTTGTCGAATCGCATGGCTTCGATGTGATCTCTCAGCCCTTCGTGGCTCAGCCGCTGCTGGGACCATCGGCGTTCGCCAGCCGACTTGTTCGCTTGGCTGCAAAAGTGGTTGGCAAAGAAAAAATTGCTGCGCGGATTGATCTTGTGGCCAGAAAAAATGCCTGA
- a CDS encoding glycosyltransferase family 4 protein yields MKNSRYLLLANEVDAHGKNSGYTHLADYVPNSSLLKTRREEPQGLPQRLFVKLLTQFTGTLWYRLGSLQVEWQARKMLRAGFNGVVHILWGDQDWGFLDYWARKAGVPLCATFHCCPDTLPEILRFPSRLRRLSAVILMSEVQRPFFLSQGIAPEHIHVLHHGIDCDFFRPQELQKPGPFTVIFVGNYRRNFTRLIEVCRRLAADPGIRVRVVAPSQHREKFKDVPNVDFCSGLNDDDLREAYRSASCLLMTVDAATANNAVLEAMACGLPVVTEDVGGISEYTGHDAAVLCPAGSVDALVAAVLDLRNQPERATRLGILSRARAEELDWPKVGQRTVGLYKEILARYAEGKCVQI; encoded by the coding sequence ATGAAAAATTCACGCTATTTGCTTCTGGCTAACGAAGTCGACGCACACGGAAAAAATTCTGGCTACACCCACTTGGCAGACTATGTACCGAATTCAAGCCTGCTCAAGACCCGACGTGAAGAACCCCAAGGTCTGCCCCAGCGTTTGTTCGTGAAACTGTTGACTCAGTTCACTGGCACCCTTTGGTATCGACTTGGTTCGCTCCAAGTCGAATGGCAGGCAAGGAAAATGCTGAGAGCCGGGTTCAATGGAGTAGTTCACATTTTGTGGGGAGATCAAGATTGGGGGTTCCTCGACTATTGGGCCCGAAAGGCGGGCGTGCCTCTGTGCGCCACCTTTCATTGTTGCCCGGACACATTGCCGGAGATACTCCGTTTTCCCTCACGTTTGCGAAGGCTGAGTGCCGTGATACTGATGAGCGAGGTTCAGCGTCCATTCTTCCTCAGTCAAGGGATTGCACCAGAGCATATCCATGTCTTGCATCACGGGATCGATTGTGACTTTTTTCGGCCGCAAGAACTTCAAAAACCCGGTCCTTTCACCGTTATATTCGTCGGCAACTATCGGAGGAATTTCACGCGGCTGATTGAAGTCTGCCGACGCCTCGCGGCCGATCCAGGCATCCGGGTCAGGGTGGTGGCACCTTCACAGCACCGGGAAAAATTCAAGGATGTGCCGAACGTGGATTTTTGTTCGGGATTGAACGACGACGATCTACGGGAGGCCTACCGGTCCGCATCCTGCCTGCTTATGACAGTGGATGCTGCGACCGCCAACAATGCGGTCTTGGAAGCGATGGCCTGCGGCCTCCCTGTTGTCACTGAAGACGTAGGTGGCATCAGTGAGTACACCGGCCACGATGCTGCTGTCCTGTGCCCGGCCGGTTCTGTGGATGCTCTGGTGGCTGCCGTGCTCGACCTTCGCAACCAGCCGGAGCGTGCGACCAGACTTGGAATTCTCAGCCGAGCTCGGGCGGAGGAACTGGACTGGCCCAAAGTAGGACAACGAACCGTGGGACTCTATAAGGAAATTCTCGCCCGCTACGCCGAAGGTAAATGTGTGCAAATTTAA
- a CDS encoding DegT/DnrJ/EryC1/StrS family aminotransferase, whose amino-acid sequence MRDSYLVFGQPAIEEPEIEEVVDSLRKAWLGTGPKVAEFERRIAAHKEVKHAVAVNSCTAGLHLACLALGLQPGDEVIVPAMTFCATINAVIHSGATPVLVDVDPATFNMDPEDVARKITPRTKALMPVHFAGRACDMSRLTALAEKHGLRIIEDCAHAIETEFLGRKAGTIGDCGVLSFYSTKNIVTGEGGMVLTNDATVAARIKVLALHGMSQDAWKRFSDDGYKHYEVVEAGFKYNMMDLQAAIGMHQITRVERYWNRRLEIWRRYMAAFADLPVVLPAEFEVGSKHALHLFTLLINPDCAPVSRDQFISRMHRQKIGTGVHYRSIPEHPVYQDRFGWKLSDFPVSQKIGETTVSLPLSARLSDEDVKDVIETVRGILE is encoded by the coding sequence ATGAGAGACAGCTATCTAGTTTTTGGACAACCGGCCATCGAAGAGCCCGAGATCGAGGAAGTGGTGGACAGCTTGCGCAAGGCATGGCTGGGCACGGGACCCAAGGTGGCTGAGTTTGAAAGACGCATCGCCGCCCACAAGGAGGTGAAGCATGCGGTGGCCGTCAACTCCTGCACGGCCGGGCTGCATCTGGCCTGTCTGGCGCTCGGACTGCAGCCTGGAGATGAGGTTATTGTCCCTGCCATGACCTTCTGTGCCACCATCAATGCGGTGATTCATTCAGGAGCCACGCCTGTGCTGGTGGATGTGGATCCCGCCACGTTCAACATGGACCCGGAGGATGTCGCCCGAAAAATCACGCCGCGCACCAAGGCGCTCATGCCGGTGCACTTTGCCGGACGGGCCTGCGACATGAGCAGGCTGACGGCGCTGGCGGAGAAACATGGGTTGAGAATCATCGAGGACTGCGCCCATGCCATCGAGACCGAATTTCTTGGCCGCAAGGCGGGGACGATAGGCGATTGCGGTGTTCTGAGCTTCTACTCGACGAAGAATATCGTCACCGGCGAGGGCGGCATGGTTCTGACCAACGATGCGACCGTCGCTGCCCGCATCAAGGTGCTGGCTCTGCATGGCATGTCCCAGGACGCCTGGAAGAGATTCTCCGACGACGGATACAAGCACTACGAGGTCGTTGAGGCCGGCTTCAAGTACAACATGATGGATCTGCAGGCTGCCATCGGAATGCACCAGATCACCCGTGTGGAACGATACTGGAACAGAAGGCTTGAAATCTGGAGGCGCTACATGGCGGCGTTCGCCGATCTGCCGGTTGTTCTTCCGGCTGAATTCGAGGTTGGGTCAAAGCATGCGCTTCACCTGTTCACCTTGTTGATCAATCCTGATTGTGCTCCTGTTTCACGAGACCAGTTCATCAGCCGGATGCATCGTCAAAAAATTGGCACAGGGGTGCATTACCGCTCCATCCCGGAACATCCCGTTTATCAGGACAGGTTTGGATGGAAACTGTCTGACTTTCCTGTTTCGCAGAAAATCGGGGAAACAACCGTCTCCCTGCCGTTGTCGGCAAGACTTTCTGACGAGGACGTGAAGGATGTCATCGAAACGGTGCGGGGAATTCTGGAGTGA
- a CDS encoding glycosyltransferase, protein MNAKTVCVVHCVEPFLNVSENWIYPQVMRVPGVLGSVLCSSTANLDAFPLDENRIILISEGRSKQGLLARLIFSLRSRLGMNRRKAERRVKSLKPDLLHAHFGMQAWEQLGMAARLGIPLVTSFYGFDAWRLPTEEPIWCGRYARLFRQGRCFLVEGPAMKERLVTLGCPPEKIIVHRLGADLSRLPYSERSFSKPLRVVMVGRFVEKKGLVDGVRACVMAMAAGMDIHLTIIGDASPDDPKGQEIKAEIQRLVADPACAGRIHLAGFCSLIETREIMARQDIMLSPSRHAESGDAEGGSPVVLTEAMAQGLLCIGTAHCDIPTVIKDQVTGYLCPEGDVPALTSALLQLGASVTRLQEITRSGRQHIEVCFNLESQMTAQAEIYRALIADKVGC, encoded by the coding sequence GTGAATGCCAAGACCGTGTGTGTGGTTCATTGTGTGGAGCCATTTCTCAACGTGTCCGAAAACTGGATCTACCCGCAGGTCATGCGCGTGCCCGGGGTTTTGGGTTCCGTCCTGTGCAGCAGCACGGCAAACCTTGATGCCTTTCCCCTTGATGAAAATCGGATCATCCTGATTTCGGAAGGCAGATCAAAGCAGGGCCTCCTTGCGCGGCTGATCTTCTCACTCAGGAGCCGGCTTGGTATGAACAGGCGAAAAGCCGAGCGGCGTGTGAAGTCTCTAAAACCAGATCTCCTCCACGCGCACTTTGGCATGCAGGCTTGGGAGCAGCTTGGAATGGCAGCGAGACTGGGAATTCCACTTGTCACGTCATTTTACGGCTTCGATGCGTGGAGGCTCCCGACTGAGGAGCCCATTTGGTGTGGACGATATGCGCGGCTCTTCAGGCAAGGCAGATGTTTCCTCGTCGAAGGCCCGGCCATGAAAGAACGGCTTGTGACACTGGGCTGCCCTCCCGAAAAAATCATTGTACATCGCCTGGGCGCAGACCTCTCACGACTTCCTTACTCAGAACGTTCGTTTTCCAAGCCGCTGCGGGTGGTCATGGTGGGTCGGTTCGTTGAGAAGAAGGGGTTGGTGGACGGTGTCCGGGCATGTGTCATGGCCATGGCCGCCGGGATGGATATTCATCTCACCATCATTGGTGACGCCAGTCCCGATGATCCCAAGGGGCAGGAGATCAAGGCAGAGATTCAAAGGCTCGTCGCTGACCCGGCTTGTGCCGGGAGAATTCACCTCGCCGGTTTTTGTTCCCTGATTGAAACCCGGGAGATCATGGCCCGGCAGGATATTATGCTGTCACCCAGCCGCCACGCTGAAAGTGGGGATGCCGAGGGAGGTTCGCCCGTTGTGCTGACCGAGGCAATGGCCCAAGGGCTCCTTTGCATTGGCACCGCGCATTGCGACATCCCCACTGTCATCAAGGATCAAGTGACGGGCTATCTCTGTCCCGAAGGCGATGTTCCGGCCTTGACCTCGGCGCTGCTCCAATTGGGAGCTTCGGTGACACGGCTCCAAGAAATCACTCGATCCGGCCGTCAGCATATCGAGGTTTGCTTTAATCTTGAGAGTCAGATGACTGCGCAAGCGGAGATCTACCGGGCCTTGATTGCAGATAAAGTTGGATGCTGA
- a CDS encoding methyltransferase domain-containing protein, with the protein MNMAGFRKLQHLVPPFFRPVVKSLVIRMLPPTVKYEHELAFWKYEWEQDGRCFKNDYYKGTMLGMAQEEDDGFLAGKIVADFGCGPRGSLVWAKNARLRIGIDVLTEVYSRFEIRTHDMVYVESSEKQIPLPSGYVDVMFTLNAMDHVVDLDAMCAEIRRVIVPGGTLIGSFNLDEEPTLCEPQTLTEAQVKESLLKHFDIVSYRTAPKGPKGAAYSHFTDNSPPPTSGERFLWVRATKRV; encoded by the coding sequence ATGAACATGGCTGGATTCCGTAAACTGCAACACCTCGTACCTCCCTTCTTTCGACCGGTAGTAAAATCGCTGGTGATTCGAATGCTACCACCCACGGTCAAATACGAGCACGAACTCGCCTTCTGGAAATACGAATGGGAACAGGACGGTCGCTGCTTCAAGAACGACTACTACAAGGGAACGATGCTTGGCATGGCTCAGGAGGAGGATGACGGTTTCCTTGCTGGTAAAATCGTCGCGGACTTTGGTTGTGGTCCCCGTGGCAGCCTTGTGTGGGCAAAGAACGCCCGGCTCCGGATCGGGATCGACGTCCTGACCGAGGTTTATTCCAGATTTGAAATTCGCACCCACGACATGGTCTATGTGGAGAGTTCGGAGAAACAGATTCCACTGCCTTCGGGCTATGTGGATGTGATGTTCACACTGAATGCGATGGACCACGTGGTGGATCTGGACGCCATGTGCGCCGAAATACGGCGGGTGATCGTGCCCGGTGGAACCTTGATCGGGTCGTTCAACCTGGATGAAGAACCCACACTCTGCGAGCCTCAGACCCTGACGGAGGCCCAGGTGAAGGAAAGCCTGCTGAAACATTTTGATATTGTCAGCTACCGGACCGCACCCAAAGGCCCCAAAGGAGCTGCCTACAGCCACTTTACCGATAACTCGCCGCCACCCACGTCTGGCGAGAGATTTCTGTGGGTGAGGGCGACGAAGCGAGTCTAA